Proteins from a genomic interval of bacterium Unc6:
- a CDS encoding nucleotide exchange factor GrpE, with protein sequence MREVLLNNKKEAKNQDTIKSQAQGPEIKEEKKQESAEVQPSEKERQLLEQLVIIKADFENFRKRAIKEKESAIRFANERLIVELISLLDDFDRALENISEDNSNKQILTGVKMVQKNLQKFLKLRGLEQIEAVGKSFDPRLHEAVEEIKSTEHPDYLITDEMRKGYKLHNVVIRPSAVKVAKKIKEKDLRTDLNRKPQIEESI encoded by the coding sequence ATAAGGGAGGTTTTATTGAATAACAAAAAAGAGGCAAAAAATCAGGACACAATAAAATCTCAAGCACAAGGACCTGAAATAAAAGAAGAAAAAAAACAAGAATCCGCAGAGGTTCAGCCTTCGGAAAAAGAGAGACAGTTATTAGAACAATTGGTCATAATAAAGGCAGACTTTGAGAATTTTAGAAAAAGAGCAATAAAAGAAAAAGAATCTGCCATACGGTTTGCCAATGAAAGGCTGATTGTTGAACTTATCAGTCTGCTTGATGATTTTGACAGGGCACTTGAGAATATAAGTGAAGATAATTCCAATAAACAGATACTTACAGGTGTTAAGATGGTTCAAAAAAATCTTCAGAAGTTTTTAAAATTAAGGGGGCTTGAACAGATAGAAGCGGTTGGAAAATCATTTGACCCTCGCCTGCACGAGGCAGTTGAAGAGATAAAAAGTACAGAACATCCTGATTATCTAATTACTGATGAAATGAGAAAAGGATATAAACTTCACAATGTAGTGATCCGTCCAAGTGCAGTAAAGGTTGCAAAGAAAATCAAAGAAAAAGATTTAAGAACAGATCTTAATAGAAAACCTCAGATAGAAGAAAGTATATAA